One Haloferax litoreum genomic window, ACCCGAACGTGTGATGGGGTGGGCGACAAGTATCGATACAACTCACACCCCTGTGGAGAGTGCGTTGTCTGTTCGCCTCCCATCCGACAAGAACGCCCCTGTTGGTTCTCTCGAACCACGAGGAACATCCGTTTCGCAGTGAACAGTACGCTGACAGTCACGACGAAGTCGAGGATGGATAGATAGATGGGTTGATCGACATTCTTGAGGAGAGTTGGATACATGATGGACTTCCCGAAATAACCGGATCGTTCCATACGGCGTCCAGTCGATTGGCCACGAAGGCACCGACTTCTAGTAAGGTCTCCTCCAAGCCAATCTCGTCGACGGGGCTGAGACCGCCCTCGCCGACGAACTCCGATAGGTTTTGTTCTGTTCAATCTCGAATGAAACAGCCAGTGGGGTTGGACGTGAGACCAAGGACTGGGTCTCAGAGATAGGGCGATTCTATCACGCTTATTTCACAACGCATAATTATATGACTAAAGACCATTTATAAAAATTATCACACAAATTACTTGAACGAGATTCTTACAATCAGGTCGGTCATGTCGTATTCGACTGCGATGGACAACCGGTTATTCGGGTGGTGTATACTTTTGTACGAATAGTACCCTCCTATGGCCGTTGATAATAACTCAAAGGTCACTATTCTTTGACAAACAGATTTAATCAGTAGATGTTGTGGGGATTTTTGATATTAGGTCAGTGATTTTGGATTAATTTCTTTGATTTGGATAAATAAATCAGCATTTACACTTTATTATGGTCGTAGAGCGGAACCCGAACTCTTTGTAAATTTACTACTCTATAATTCTGTCATATGAGCGTCCAAAATACGAGTGGTAACGTGAATCTATGCTGGCGAGTACCGCGGATACGAACTGTCGACTGTTTGCGCGTCCTCTTCGAGCAGTGCGACCACGAGATAGTCGGCGTAGTCCGCAAAGTAGTCCACAAGCCGGGAAATACGGTCAGCGTCTATCGCTTCGAGTGAGTCGAGCACCATGAACGGAACCGTCTCGTAGACGTCGTGGATAAGGTACCCAGCGAGCGCAAACACGAGACCCGTCACCTCACGTTCTGACTCCGAAAGGTGGGAAACAGCGTCTTCGTAGCTCACTCCCTCTTCGTTTTTCCGAATGACGTGTAGTTCGAAGAGCGACTTGGTGACTTTCTTGCGACCCTCACGAACGCGTTGCTCTGTGCGCTCGATCCAGATCCGTTCGAGGTTATCGTATTCGAGGGCGTCGAGGACTTCTCCCATGCGGGTGTTGAACTCTTCGACGGCCTGGGATTCGAGTCGCTCGATTCGCGTTCGGAGTTCTTTGAGTTCCTCGTCGATTTCCTCACGGGTAGCTTCTAACGCATCGCGCTCATCAAGCTTTGCTTCGATAGACGCAATCTCGTCTTCGACGTCTTCGAGGTCGGAACGAAGTCGCTCGAGGTCGTACTCGATTTGGTTGGCTTCGCGGTGGAGGTCGAGCAATTCGCCGTGTTCTTCGCTCTCCAACTCGTCGACAGTCTGTTCGAGCGAGTCGATTTCACTTTCGAGGTCGCTCCGGCGTGCTCTCAGTTCCTCGATGCGTTCTTTACGGGTCTCTCGTTCACTTTCGATATCGGAGAGTCGGCGCTCGATACGATCGCGTTCACGCTGTTGCTGTGCGTACGTCGATTTCTCGTCTTGAAGCGCCGAAAGCTCCTCCTTGAACGACCGGCTCTCGTCGAGTTTCTCCTCTCGGAGGCTTCGAAGTCGGTCAATCGTCGATTCGATGTCGTCTTGGTCGACTTCTGACCCGCAGGTCCAACAGACGACCTGCTCGTCGGCAAGGAGTTGGTCGGTGACGCTTCCTCCACTCTCGCTCGGTTCTGACCCACGGAGTGCCTCGACAACGTCAGAAGACGTCCCTGAGAGCATCTCTTCATTGAATTGAATGACACTCTGCAGTTCGTTGATGGTCGACTGAACCTCTTGTTGCCGCGTGCGGAGTCGGTTAATCTCAGATTCGATTTCACTCACCTGTCCACCAGCGACGTCCGGAAGCTCTTCAGCGTCCCCCTGCAACTCCTCCTCTTCGGACTTCAGTGCGGCGAGACTCTGCTTTTCAGTCTGGAGACGACGGTCAACGTCGTCAGTCTCACGACGCTTGTCACGAAGGTCACCGAGTTTCGACTCGAGTTCGCTTTCGGCTTCTTGCTGCTCACTGATTGTTGCATCGTACTCCTCTACCTCACGTTCTTTCTCGGCGAGTTCTGTCTCTTTGTCTCTGATTTGGTCTTGGAGCTTCGTCCGACGCCGTTCGAGAGTCGGAAGTTTCTCCGAGAGGTTGCTAAGGGTAGAAAGTTCGTTTGATATCTCTCTCTTCCGCTGTTGGAGCGAGTTGATTTCTTCGTTGATCGACTCGACGTCGACAGGTCGCATAATGAGGTCTCGGAGATCATCCTCGTTTGCGACGGCTCGGCGAGCATCATTCGATTCGAGCAAGAACGCAAAGAGATCAGCGAGTTCTGTGTCGTTGAGAACCGGTTCTCCATCAGTAACTACCGAGTTCCCCTGGCGTTCGAACGTTCGCGTATACGATTCGTCACCGAAAGTGAGTTCGACATATCCCTCCTCTGCGTCGCCTTTCAACGCGACGTCGTCGCTTCCGTGAGCAGCCATGATCGATCGAAGCAGCGAGGTTCTGTTCGTTGCATTGCGCCCGGCGAGGAGCGTTACACCCGGCTCAAACGATGTCGAGAGTTCGTCGATGCCACCGATATTCTCGACTGAAAGGTGGACTTTCGATTCCGTCGTCT contains:
- a CDS encoding archaea-specific SMC-related protein, translated to MNAEQTTESKVHLSVENIGGIDELSTSFEPGVTLLAGRNATNRTSLLRSIMAAHGSDDVALKGDAEEGYVELTFGDESYTRTFERQGNSVVTDGEPVLNDTELADLFAFLLESNDARRAVANEDDLRDLIMRPVDVESINEEINSLQQRKREISNELSTLSNLSEKLPTLERRRTKLQDQIRDKETELAEKEREVEEYDATISEQQEAESELESKLGDLRDKRRETDDVDRRLQTEKQSLAALKSEEEELQGDAEELPDVAGGQVSEIESEINRLRTRQQEVQSTINELQSVIQFNEEMLSGTSSDVVEALRGSEPSESGGSVTDQLLADEQVVCWTCGSEVDQDDIESTIDRLRSLREEKLDESRSFKEELSALQDEKSTYAQQQRERDRIERRLSDIESERETRKERIEELRARRSDLESEIDSLEQTVDELESEEHGELLDLHREANQIEYDLERLRSDLEDVEDEIASIEAKLDERDALEATREEIDEELKELRTRIERLESQAVEEFNTRMGEVLDALEYDNLERIWIERTEQRVREGRKKVTKSLFELHVIRKNEEGVSYEDAVSHLSESEREVTGLVFALAGYLIHDVYETVPFMVLDSLEAIDADRISRLVDYFADYADYLVVALLEEDAQTVDSSYPRYSPA